The sequence TTACGTAATCACTTCCCTGCCCCACAGAATCTGGTGTTAAAAAACGCGTTAGTCGGTGATGAATACCTCGCTAACGTACAGGCAGTAGCTCAGTGGTTGAAGCAGGATCCGAATAGTCCATCGTCGATAGCTGAGATCTCGCATCAAGCGTACATTCTCAAACCGCCCACTACTGGCATGGTCGAGGAGGACTCCACCGTCGACGATATTGATGCCTCCTACGATGTCAGCCAGATTGTAGAAGACGGATGCTTCCTGCCGGAGGAGAGCCTTGATGCCATGCTGCGCCGCTTGGAAGCAAAGAAGAATATCATCCTCCAGGGGCCACCGGGAACGGGAAAGACGTGGCTTGCTCGTCGTTTAGCGTGGGCATTCATCGGAGAAAAAGACCCAGACTCTGTGCTCATCATGCAGTTCCACCCTTCGATGAGCTACGAGGACTTTGTGCGCGGCTACCGGCCCTCCTCGTCAGGCAGCTTGGAGCTTATCGACGGGCCGTTCCTCGCCTTTGCGAAGAAAGCGCTCGCCGATCCTGACAGGCGCTATGTGATCGTCATTGAGGAAATCAACCGGGGCAACCCCGCACAGATTTTCGGTGAGATACTCACACTGATGGAGAACACGAAGCGCTCGCAGGCGCACGCCATGCGACTGATTTATCCGCGTGACAACGAGAGATTCTATCTTCCCCCCAACCTGCATATCATCGGCACGATGAACTTAGCTGACCGGTCCCTGGCCATGGTTGATATGGCGTTCAGGCGACGTTTCGCCTTTGAAAACCTTCAGCCACAGATAGGTGACCTATGGCTGGAGTACACCGTTCAGGAGGGCTACAACCGCGATGTGCTCAGCCAGTTCGCCGAAGCGCTTTGCCAACTAAACGAGGACATTGGGCAGGATTCGCTTTTGGGCCCACATTATCGCATTGGGCATAGCTATCTTGTACCACGTCGTAAGGCCAGCGAATCTGACTCTGCGGATGAAACTAAAGCGTGGTTGCGCGACGTTGTTACTACCGAGATCCTGCCCTTAGTCGAAGAATACTGGTTCGACCAGCCGCGGAAAGTCGCGGAGGTTAAAGCGTCACTGGAGAGTACGCTTTGACCACCTCGATCCCCGTCCGCAACCTATGGTTACTGCAGCTGCTTGCCTCCGATCTCTATCGGCATAGCAACCTGGTTTCTTCAGGCCAC comes from Corynebacterium cystitidis and encodes:
- a CDS encoding AAA family ATPase, which codes for MSITVWGVHNDQPNIDPIAEQGVRISYDFDADLTQFPTPDTLRQEYDRKFPDKSSGTKAQEIGVLYRFSQVVQVGDLVVVPERSDSTISIGTVSGTYRYLNNVASHPHFLPVKWKHTKLPRSSFSQSTLNTLGSALTLFKVDNGKEEILDIFNGADSATRPPVFDWIAFYEELADTILTFRADRNALLGKIDECARKCGTPRLFDYLTPKIDAHGSDGRLRDIDPFTAMSPLNREITTKNRLSIAQAYKKVFQLQAPAPTGFDGLPLLTNLASWFMHFSGDGADSNVEALWDLAAAAIGFAEDDSAEMQERLVTAFDVARRNTTVRLTMGLFYIRPQTFLAFDQQNVRYLRNHFPAPQNLVLKNALVGDEYLANVQAVAQWLKQDPNSPSSIAEISHQAYILKPPTTGMVEEDSTVDDIDASYDVSQIVEDGCFLPEESLDAMLRRLEAKKNIILQGPPGTGKTWLARRLAWAFIGEKDPDSVLIMQFHPSMSYEDFVRGYRPSSSGSLELIDGPFLAFAKKALADPDRRYVIVIEEINRGNPAQIFGEILTLMENTKRSQAHAMRLIYPRDNERFYLPPNLHIIGTMNLADRSLAMVDMAFRRRFAFENLQPQIGDLWLEYTVQEGYNRDVLSQFAEALCQLNEDIGQDSLLGPHYRIGHSYLVPRRKASESDSADETKAWLRDVVTTEILPLVEEYWFDQPRKVAEVKASLESTL